A stretch of Ipomoea triloba cultivar NCNSP0323 chromosome 13, ASM357664v1 DNA encodes these proteins:
- the LOC116003152 gene encoding transcriptional regulator SUPERMAN-like — MAAHLGLASLSHSQLQNFAQSHHTPAPPPDSASTAMWNPRNTAAKEEEEEDSWEIKAFEEDTSNATWPPRCYPCTFCRREFRSAQALGGHMNVHRRERARLQLPTTTTNAAAGLCLLYSLPNPNAAAAANTNSSPRLLSVSPFAANSFPATPRITSPIHPSVSGDKSNNKNYSFGTRRREPAIVEELDLELRLGCSSSSP; from the coding sequence ATGGCTGCTCACCTTGGCCTTGCTTCCCTATCCCATTCCCAACTCCAAAATTTTGCTCAATCTCACCACACCCCAGCGCCGCCGCCGGATTCCGCCTCGACGGCGATGTGGAACCCTAGAAACACGGCGGcaaaggaggaggaggaagaggattCTTGGGAGATTAAAGCGTTTGAAGAGGACACTAGCAATGCTACGTGGCCGCCGAGGTGTTACCCTTGCACCTTTTGCCGGCGGGAGTTTCGCTCCGCCCAAGCCCTCGGCGGCCACATGAACGTCCACCGCCGGGAACGCGCTCGCCTCCAActccccaccaccaccacaaacGCCGCCGCCGGCCTTTGCCTCCTCTACTCCTTGCCAAACCCtaacgccgccgccgccgccaacaCGAATTCTTCCCCGCGCCTTCTCTCCGTTTCGCCTTTCGCGGCTAATAGTTTTCCGGCGACGCCCCGTATAACCTCACCTATCCACCCATCTGTCTCCGGTGACAAATCCAACAACAAAAATTACAGTTTTGGGACTCGAAGGAGAGAGCCCGCCATTGTAGAGGAGCTAGATCTCGAGCTTCGGCTTGGATGCAGCTCATCATCACCATGA